A genomic stretch from Hymenobacter psoromatis includes:
- a CDS encoding tRNA-binding protein translates to MISWADFEQTDLRVGTIVEAREFAEARRPAYQLVLDFGPVIGLKKSSAQLTHHYTPTTLLGRQVLAVVNFPPKQIGPFRSEVLVLGAPDADGHPVLLAVAVPVPNGSRVH, encoded by the coding sequence ATGATTTCCTGGGCTGATTTTGAGCAAACAGACCTGCGGGTCGGCACCATCGTGGAGGCCCGCGAGTTTGCTGAAGCGCGCCGCCCGGCTTATCAGCTGGTGCTGGATTTCGGACCGGTAATCGGCCTCAAAAAGTCGAGCGCGCAGCTCACGCACCACTACACACCGACTACGCTGCTGGGCCGGCAGGTGCTGGCCGTGGTCAATTTTCCGCCCAAGCAAATTGGCCCCTTCCGGTCCGAAGTGCTGGTGCTGGGCGCGCCCGATGCCGACGGCCACCCGGTGCTGCTGGCCGTGGCCGTGCCTGTGCCCAACGGCAGCCGGGTGCATTAG
- a CDS encoding tellurium resistance protein TerC produces MENTPLFWLLFNLLVVGLLLLDLLVLNRRTHAVKLGEALGWSAFWITLSLTFNFFVYRTMGHEAGLQWLTGYLIEKALSVDNLFVFLLIFTYFKVPAEYQHRILFWGVLGALLLRGIFIVAGAALLAKFHFLLYILGIFLMYTGGRMAFSGGADPEIDPNNNPIVRFLSRHLPITRQLDGGKFFTRRAGVRFATPLLVVLVMIETTDVVFAADSIPAILAISRDTFVVYTSNVFALLGLRALYFALASLMRLFHYLNYGLAFILIFIGGKLLVEDILRERFNLELPMPVSLGIVGLLLLGSVGASLLWPKNNE; encoded by the coding sequence ATGGAAAACACTCCTCTATTTTGGCTTTTATTTAACCTGCTGGTAGTCGGGCTTTTATTGCTCGATTTGCTGGTTCTTAATCGCCGGACCCACGCCGTGAAGCTGGGCGAGGCGTTGGGCTGGAGCGCATTCTGGATAACGCTTTCGCTGACGTTCAACTTTTTCGTGTACCGCACGATGGGCCACGAGGCGGGCCTGCAATGGCTGACGGGCTACCTCATCGAGAAGGCGCTGAGCGTGGACAACCTGTTCGTGTTCCTCCTCATTTTCACCTACTTTAAGGTGCCGGCCGAGTATCAGCACCGCATTTTGTTCTGGGGCGTGCTGGGGGCGCTGCTGCTGCGCGGCATCTTCATTGTGGCGGGCGCGGCGCTGCTGGCCAAGTTTCACTTTTTGCTCTACATTCTGGGGATTTTTCTGATGTATACGGGCGGGCGCATGGCCTTCAGCGGCGGTGCCGACCCCGAGATTGACCCCAACAACAACCCCATCGTGCGGTTTTTGAGCCGGCACCTGCCCATTACGCGGCAGCTCGATGGAGGCAAGTTTTTCACGCGGCGCGCGGGCGTGCGGTTTGCTACCCCCCTGCTGGTGGTGCTGGTGATGATTGAGACGACCGACGTGGTTTTCGCGGCCGATTCCATTCCGGCCATCCTGGCCATTTCGCGCGACACGTTCGTGGTTTATACCTCCAACGTGTTTGCGCTACTGGGGCTGCGGGCGCTGTATTTCGCCCTAGCCAGCCTCATGCGGCTGTTTCATTACCTCAACTATGGGCTGGCTTTCATCCTGATTTTCATTGGGGGTAAGCTGTTGGTCGAAGATATTTTGCGCGAACGCTTTAACCTGGAGCTACCCATGCCGGTTTCGCTGGGCATAGTGGGGCTGTTGCTGTTGGGCTCCGTGGGGGCGTCGCTGCTGTGGCCTAAAAACAACGAGTAA